One genomic segment of Effusibacillus pohliae DSM 22757 includes these proteins:
- a CDS encoding NAD-dependent succinate-semialdehyde dehydrogenase → MENRLYINGEWRDAAERRQFPVVNPATGQVIAHVADATADDAQAAVEAAVRAFRSWSKETARTRSDLLYKWYHLIAAHADELADLITTEQGKPLREAKGEVLYGADFVLWYAEEAKRVYGDLIPASSPTKRLQVLHQPVGPVVAITPWNFPAAMITRKIAPALAAGCTVIVKPSEETPLTAIRLVELAAEAGFPKGVLNLVTSSDPRQVGEVLLGSPLVRKITFTGSTEVGKLLMRQAADSVKRVSLELGGHAPFLVFADADLDKAVDGVIASKFRNAGQTCVCANRILVEESILAEFTEKFRAKVERMKVGQGHQEGVEIGPLINQAAVEKVERHIQDALQKGARLVCGGRRLQGSGYENGHFFEPTILAGVTDDMLISREETFGPVAPIYSFRTEEEAVELANHPDYGLAAYMFTSDLGRTVRVSENLEFGIVGVNDPLPAVAQAPFGGYKQSGLGREGGKYGLEEFLETKYVSIQI, encoded by the coding sequence ATGGAAAACCGTCTGTACATCAATGGAGAATGGCGGGATGCTGCTGAACGCCGGCAATTTCCGGTGGTCAACCCGGCGACCGGACAAGTGATCGCCCATGTGGCGGACGCAACGGCGGATGATGCGCAAGCGGCGGTCGAAGCGGCCGTGCGGGCGTTTCGCAGTTGGTCGAAAGAAACCGCGCGAACTCGGTCTGATCTGCTGTACAAGTGGTACCATCTGATCGCGGCGCATGCGGACGAACTGGCAGATCTGATCACCACCGAACAGGGCAAGCCGCTGCGGGAAGCGAAGGGGGAGGTGCTGTACGGGGCCGATTTTGTCCTATGGTACGCGGAAGAGGCAAAGCGGGTGTATGGCGATCTGATTCCCGCTTCTTCCCCTACGAAACGGCTGCAGGTGCTGCATCAACCGGTCGGGCCGGTGGTGGCGATCACGCCGTGGAACTTCCCGGCGGCGATGATCACCCGCAAAATCGCTCCTGCGTTGGCGGCGGGCTGTACGGTGATCGTCAAACCGTCCGAGGAGACGCCGCTGACGGCCATTCGTCTGGTGGAACTGGCGGCGGAAGCCGGCTTTCCGAAGGGGGTTCTCAACCTCGTCACTTCTTCCGATCCGCGGCAGGTGGGTGAGGTGCTGCTGGGCAGCCCGCTGGTGCGCAAGATCACGTTTACCGGCTCGACGGAAGTGGGCAAATTGTTGATGCGGCAGGCGGCTGATTCGGTTAAACGGGTGTCGCTGGAACTGGGTGGTCACGCGCCGTTCCTCGTGTTTGCCGACGCGGATCTGGACAAGGCGGTGGATGGGGTGATCGCATCCAAGTTTCGCAATGCCGGCCAGACGTGCGTGTGCGCCAACCGGATTTTGGTGGAGGAGTCGATTCTGGCGGAATTTACGGAGAAATTCCGGGCGAAAGTGGAACGGATGAAAGTCGGCCAGGGGCATCAGGAAGGCGTCGAGATCGGACCGCTCATCAACCAGGCGGCGGTGGAAAAGGTGGAACGGCACATTCAGGACGCGCTGCAAAAAGGGGCGCGTTTGGTCTGCGGCGGCCGGCGGCTGCAAGGTTCCGGCTACGAAAACGGCCACTTTTTCGAACCGACGATTCTCGCCGGCGTCACCGACGATATGCTGATCTCGCGGGAAGAGACGTTCGGTCCCGTCGCGCCGATCTATTCCTTTCGGACGGAGGAGGAAGCGGTCGAACTGGCCAACCACCCGGATTACGGATTGGCCGCTTACATGTTCACCTCTGATCTGGGGCGGACGGTTCGCGTCTCGGAGAACCTAGAGTTTGGCATCGTCGGGGTGAACGATCCGCTGCCGGCCGTTGCCCAGGCGCCGTTCGGCGGCTACAAACAGAGCGGGTTGGGCCGCGAGGGCGGCAAATACGGACTGGAGGAATTTCTGGAAACGAAATATGTATCGATTCAAATTTAG
- a CDS encoding LacI family DNA-binding transcriptional regulator, with the protein MNVTIKDVAVKAGVSPSTVSRVISNHPRISEKTKRQVRQAMEELGYHPNFLARSLVKKSADAIGVLIPSTTEEFFMNPFFPEVLRGISDVAKREGFDLLLSTSDSGKEDVRSLKRMIHGKRVDGVLLLSSRMQDPLLDVLREHPFPATLLGRPHDDNVPISWVNNDNVDACYRATRHLIGLGHRRIGFLCGDQALLVTQDRMQGYETALKEAGLPADRKLIYSSPFMEQGGYLGMMRLLALSERPTAVVASDDVLAFGAMRAAGELGYQIPDDIAIIGFNNVKLAEMSNPSLTSMDVHIYELGAAVAELLIEQLRNPEAAARSVIIPSDLVIRHSCGAWNQLSAPRRESLP; encoded by the coding sequence TTGAACGTTACCATAAAAGATGTGGCGGTTAAGGCAGGTGTATCGCCTTCCACCGTGTCGCGCGTGATCTCCAATCACCCGCGGATCAGCGAAAAGACGAAGCGGCAGGTCCGCCAGGCGATGGAAGAGTTGGGGTATCATCCGAACTTTTTGGCTCGCAGCCTGGTGAAAAAAAGCGCGGATGCGATCGGCGTGCTGATTCCCAGCACGACGGAGGAATTTTTCATGAATCCGTTTTTTCCCGAAGTGTTGCGCGGTATCAGCGATGTGGCCAAGCGGGAAGGGTTCGATTTGCTGCTGTCGACATCCGATTCCGGCAAGGAGGATGTCAGGTCGTTGAAACGAATGATTCACGGCAAGCGTGTCGACGGCGTGCTGCTGCTTTCCTCGCGGATGCAGGATCCGCTGTTGGATGTGTTGCGGGAACATCCGTTTCCGGCAACGCTGCTCGGACGGCCGCACGATGACAACGTCCCGATTTCTTGGGTGAACAACGACAATGTGGACGCTTGTTACCGAGCTACCCGTCATCTGATCGGCCTCGGACACCGGCGGATCGGTTTTCTGTGCGGTGACCAAGCCTTGTTGGTGACACAGGACCGGATGCAAGGATATGAGACCGCGCTGAAAGAAGCGGGTCTCCCGGCCGACCGCAAATTGATCTATTCCAGCCCGTTCATGGAACAGGGAGGCTATTTGGGCATGATGCGGTTGCTCGCCCTGTCGGAACGGCCGACGGCGGTGGTGGCATCGGATGATGTGCTGGCGTTCGGGGCGATGCGGGCTGCCGGTGAACTGGGATACCAGATTCCGGATGACATTGCGATCATCGGGTTTAACAATGTGAAACTGGCCGAGATGTCAAACCCGTCGTTGACCAGTATGGACGTGCATATTTACGAGTTGGGGGCGGCTGTTGCTGAACTGCTGATCGAACAGTTGCGCAACCCAGAAGCGGCGGCCAGATCGGTGATCATTCCGAGCGATCTGGTGATCCGCCACTCGTGCGGCGCCTGGAACCAACTGTCGGCTCCAAGACGCGAATCGCTACCATAG